The Brassica napus cultivar Da-Ae chromosome C2 unlocalized genomic scaffold, Da-Ae chrC02_Random_29, whole genome shotgun sequence genome has a window encoding:
- the LOC125594629 gene encoding uncharacterized protein LOC125594629, which produces MDFKDALVAFRQSICLPPSGITGTILPWICWSLWTARNTLIFENRQITQEEVATKGMRLAREWCLAQKPKGQGENLSPGNRKQKARPIADTQTPICRSDAAWDKASNKAGLAWIISGADNNIKKQGSTHQEHVSSPLVAEALALRLGIIAAANLDLPKIRMLSDNQTLIRAINNDIQIKEIFGIVKDIHQISTVFVDISFAFLPRLENAMLIILLTILRAM; this is translated from the coding sequence ATGGACTTCAAAGATGCCTTGGTCGCTTTCAGACAAAGCATCTGTCTACCGCCCTCTGGAATAACAGGAACCATCCTCCCCTGGATATGTTGGTCTCTCTGGACAGCGAGAAACACATTGATCTTTGAGAACCGACAAATAACACAAGAAGAAGTAGCTACAAAAGGAATGCGACTAGCAAGAGAATGGTGCTTAGCCCAAAAACCGAAAGGACAAGGCGAAAATCTCTCACCTGGAAACAGGAAGCAGAAGGCAAGACCAATTGCAGATACCCAGACTCCGATCTGTAGATCAGACGCGGCATGGGACAAAGCTTCGAACAAGGCGGGACTAGCTTGGATCATCTCAGGAGCGGACAACAACATCAAGAAGCAAGGAtcaacacaccaggaacacgtTTCATCACCACTAGTCGCAGAAGCTCTAGCACTCCGACTTGGAATCATCGCAGCAGCGAATCTTGATCTCCCCAAGATCAGGATGCTCTCTGACAATCAAACGCTCATCAGAGCAATCAACAACGACATACAGATCAAAGAGATTTTCGGAATCGTCAAAGATATCCACCAAATCTCTACTGTTTTTGTCGATATCTCCTTTGCTTTTCTCCCCCGATTAGAAAACGCAATGCTGATTATTTTGCTAACGATCCTAAGGGCCATG